Proteins co-encoded in one Treponema sp. Marseille-Q3903 genomic window:
- a CDS encoding putative ABC transporter permease, which produces MNIFLIILFLFFAGSIIGWSLEVLWRHFFSKNNPEHKWINPGFLVGPYLPLYGFSLTILFLLSFIDVSFIENKILQKAILFVCMALSITVFEYIAGLIFIKGMKIKLWDYSRCWGNIQGIICPLYTFFWYILSTVYYFFIHPRVLNWLYWFTNHLTFCLVVGFFYGVFAVDVFYSLNIMKRIRKFAKENGLVVRLENLQQHIRRVNDENKEKVHFWLSTKSEYIDIKGAVLKLKEKVMSEKKDSTENTKKH; this is translated from the coding sequence ATGAATATATTTCTTATAATATTATTTTTATTTTTCGCAGGAAGTATTATTGGGTGGAGTCTTGAAGTTTTGTGGCGACATTTTTTCAGCAAAAACAATCCTGAACACAAATGGATAAACCCGGGTTTTTTAGTTGGGCCATATCTGCCTCTTTACGGCTTCAGCTTGACGATTTTATTTCTGCTATCTTTTATCGATGTCAGCTTTATTGAAAACAAAATTTTACAAAAGGCTATCCTCTTTGTCTGTATGGCGTTGAGCATCACTGTTTTTGAATATATTGCAGGACTTATTTTTATCAAAGGGATGAAGATTAAACTGTGGGATTATTCAAGATGCTGGGGAAATATACAGGGAATCATCTGCCCACTCTACACATTTTTTTGGTATATTTTAAGCACAGTTTACTACTTTTTCATTCATCCAAGAGTTTTGAACTGGCTTTACTGGTTTACAAATCACCTAACATTCTGCCTTGTTGTCGGCTTTTTCTACGGGGTATTTGCGGTAGATGTCTTTTATTCATTGAACATAATGAAGCGCATTCGCAAGTTCGCAAAAGAAAACGGACTTGTTGTCCGCCTCGAAAATCTTCAGCAACACATTCGTCGAGTCAACGATGAAAACAAAGAAAAAGTACATTTCTGGCTCTCAACAAAATCCGAATACATCGATATCAAAGGTGCTGTCCTCAAGCTGAAAGAAAAAGTCATGTCAGAAAAAAAAGATTCAACTGAAAATACAAAAAAGCACTAA
- the larC gene encoding nickel pincer cofactor biosynthesis protein LarC gives MKTLYIECRMGVAGDMLTAALLDLLPEEKRYEALNVLQAAAPHGVEISCKSVEKCGIRGNYVSVLIDGCTEETVCEHHHEHHHEHHKMSDIVEIVGKMNIADKVKKDVIKVYNLLAQAESHAHGKSVEEIHFHEVGNKDAIMDITSVCYLMNLIGADSVFASPINVGSGFVHCAHGTLPVPAPATEYLLRGIPYYEGNIDSELCTPTGAALLKYYVKSFCSRPMMSISKTGIGCGKKDFETANCVRVFMGTVLNSANGFSEYAEQEVSDKDKVFQLDANVDDMTGEEIGFAIGRLFEAGAREVFTTAIYMKKNRPGSLISVICSNNKKNEIVKAFFKHTTTIGIRQKECQRYILERDIKTVKTSAGEIRKKISQGYEIKRSKLEFDDVEKIALENNISFREAKKMLEKESGDCCSD, from the coding sequence ATGAAAACTTTATATATTGAATGTAGAATGGGAGTGGCAGGCGATATGCTTACAGCAGCTTTGCTTGACCTTCTTCCAGAAGAAAAGAGATATGAAGCGCTCAACGTTCTTCAGGCGGCGGCTCCTCATGGTGTTGAAATCTCATGTAAAAGTGTAGAAAAGTGCGGAATCAGAGGCAATTATGTTTCGGTTTTAATAGACGGTTGCACAGAGGAAACAGTTTGTGAGCATCATCATGAACATCACCACGAGCATCACAAAATGTCCGACATCGTTGAAATCGTCGGAAAAATGAACATAGCCGACAAAGTAAAAAAAGACGTAATAAAAGTTTACAATCTTCTCGCTCAAGCCGAAAGCCACGCACACGGGAAAAGCGTTGAAGAAATCCATTTTCACGAAGTCGGCAATAAAGATGCGATTATGGACATTACATCGGTGTGTTATCTTATGAATTTGATAGGAGCTGATTCTGTTTTTGCATCGCCAATCAATGTCGGAAGCGGTTTCGTACACTGTGCGCACGGAACTTTGCCTGTCCCAGCCCCTGCAACCGAATATTTGCTCCGCGGCATTCCGTATTATGAAGGAAATATAGATAGCGAGCTTTGTACGCCAACCGGGGCGGCTCTCCTTAAATATTATGTAAAAAGCTTTTGCTCAAGACCGATGATGAGCATTTCAAAAACCGGCATCGGTTGCGGTAAAAAAGATTTTGAAACCGCAAATTGCGTTAGAGTTTTTATGGGAACTGTGTTAAACTCTGCAAACGGCTTTTCTGAATATGCAGAACAGGAAGTTTCGGATAAAGATAAAGTTTTCCAGCTCGATGCAAACGTCGACGACATGACCGGCGAGGAAATCGGATTTGCGATCGGAAGGCTTTTTGAAGCCGGAGCTAGAGAAGTTTTTACAACGGCAATCTATATGAAAAAAAATAGACCGGGCTCTCTGATCAGCGTTATTTGTTCAAACAATAAAAAAAATGAAATCGTAAAAGCATTTTTTAAGCACACGACGACAATCGGAATCAGACAAAAAGAGTGCCAGCGCTATATTTTGGAGCGCGATATAAAAACTGTAAAAACATCAGCTGGCGAAATACGAAAAAAAATATCGCAAGGTTACGAAATAAAGCGCTCAAAATTAGAATTCGACGATGTTGAAAAAATCGCACTTGAAAACAACATCAGCTTTCGTGAAGCAAAAAAAATGCTCGAAAAAGAAAGCGGCGATTGCTGCAGCGACTGA
- a CDS encoding ferrous iron transport protein A has translation MTLKEVPVGTTVKVKRLNGEGALKRRLMDMGFTNGCEVYIRKVAPLGDPVEVTVRGYELTVRKGDAECIEVAE, from the coding sequence ATGACATTGAAAGAAGTTCCGGTTGGAACCACTGTGAAAGTGAAACGACTTAACGGTGAAGGTGCCCTTAAACGTCGTCTTATGGATATGGGCTTCACAAACGGCTGTGAAGTTTATATTAGAAAAGTTGCCCCGCTTGGAGACCCTGTTGAAGTAACTGTACGCGGTTATGAGTTGACTGTTCGCAAGGGTGATGCAGAATGCATCGAAGTTGCAGAGTAA
- a CDS encoding DUF1302 family protein has protein sequence MKKISFFLILFLAFALPSFADGVEFSGDIDTALGVAAPWTDKDSAAGHFTLGESSLTGKLNAYYADSSAYAEGTFSYKKNEDGNLGKGFNLSLNELFADYSSSFWAIRVGRQKASWGKSDGIDITNVLCPSDLSSVAAMVSENSKQAVDAIRFSASISTFTADVWWIPFFTPAELPKSLAARTIIEKPELAIWNGEYGLKLSGYFSSFDISLYGFYGWDDIPLFDYSVSSKGDVLINGRYKSMMMFGADAAIPIGETVIRLESAFFPQRYLQKKAQTIIEEKTKNAMIASMTGTTPLPVENALQKNQLSALAGIDWMPSGWAITAQYYCDYIPGNIDGLDRNNAYTHGVTISVSRTLLSDTLELCVNGLLGLNDFDSMINPYAKYSVSDQFSVTCGAYILSPGPKNNGKFGSYKNSSSFYVNGKFSF, from the coding sequence ATGAAAAAAATATCATTCTTTTTGATTTTGTTTTTGGCGTTCGCACTTCCATCTTTCGCCGATGGAGTTGAGTTTTCAGGCGATATCGATACGGCTTTAGGTGTTGCAGCCCCTTGGACCGACAAAGATTCTGCAGCAGGACATTTTACATTGGGGGAATCGTCTTTGACCGGCAAACTGAATGCGTATTACGCTGACAGTTCCGCTTATGCTGAGGGAACTTTTTCTTACAAAAAAAATGAAGATGGAAATCTTGGGAAAGGATTCAACCTTTCTCTAAACGAACTTTTTGCTGATTATTCAAGTTCTTTTTGGGCAATCAGGGTCGGTCGCCAAAAAGCGTCGTGGGGAAAATCTGATGGAATAGATATTACAAATGTGCTTTGCCCGTCTGATTTGTCGAGCGTTGCGGCGATGGTTAGCGAGAATTCAAAACAGGCTGTAGATGCGATTCGTTTTTCTGCAAGTATCTCAACTTTTACTGCTGATGTCTGGTGGATCCCGTTTTTTACTCCGGCAGAACTTCCAAAAAGCCTTGCTGCACGCACCATAATTGAAAAACCTGAGCTTGCAATTTGGAATGGAGAATACGGATTAAAACTTTCAGGGTATTTTTCTTCATTTGACATATCTCTTTACGGGTTTTATGGATGGGACGACATTCCCTTGTTCGACTACAGCGTGAGTTCAAAAGGAGATGTCTTGATAAATGGCAGATATAAAAGCATGATGATGTTCGGTGCAGACGCCGCAATCCCAATTGGCGAAACAGTTATTCGCCTTGAAAGCGCATTTTTCCCACAAAGATATTTGCAAAAAAAAGCGCAGACCATAATAGAAGAAAAAACAAAAAATGCAATGATTGCATCGATGACTGGTACAACACCGCTCCCTGTTGAAAATGCATTGCAGAAAAATCAATTGTCTGCGCTTGCTGGAATAGACTGGATGCCTTCCGGTTGGGCAATCACAGCACAATATTACTGCGACTATATTCCGGGAAATATCGATGGATTGGATAGAAACAATGCATACACACACGGAGTGACAATCAGTGTGTCAAGAACATTGCTTTCGGACACACTTGAACTTTGTGTAAACGGCTTGCTCGGATTAAATGATTTTGACAGCATGATAAATCCTTATGCGAAATACAGCGTCTCCGATCAATTCAGCGTTACATGTGGGGCATATATTTTGTCTCCAGGTCCAAAAAATAACGGAAAATTTGGCAGTTATAAAAACTCAAGCTCATTTTACGTAAATGGCAAATTTAGTTTTTGA
- a CDS encoding outer membrane lipoprotein-sorting protein: MKKFTLILIAMIFGASAFTQTLSGYDIMKKSDEVPKSKTSSYTATMTLTDKKGNTRIREVLEKSLELTDSTKSVIIFTKPKDVSGVGYLTISYKEDSSGNKKDSDNWLYMPAMKKVRRISGSESGGDFMGTDFTYDDMGDRGLNKDNFQLIGEEDIDGAACYKVECKAKNSTEKNPRKICWIRKDNFMLCKAEFYDRQNELQRELICSDIKKVDGFWTTGKMLMKNIQKDHSTLIEMNNVSYGESIDESLFTVAALEKGRIR, translated from the coding sequence ATGAAAAAATTTACATTAATTTTAATTGCAATGATTTTTGGAGCCAGTGCGTTTACACAGACGCTTTCAGGATACGACATCATGAAAAAATCTGATGAAGTTCCAAAATCGAAAACAAGCTCTTATACTGCGACTATGACTTTGACAGACAAAAAAGGCAACACCCGCATCCGCGAAGTTCTGGAAAAAAGCCTGGAGCTTACAGATTCGACTAAATCTGTGATCATTTTTACAAAACCAAAAGATGTTTCTGGAGTAGGATATCTCACAATCAGCTACAAAGAGGATTCTTCCGGCAACAAAAAAGATTCAGATAACTGGCTTTACATGCCGGCGATGAAAAAAGTTCGTCGTATTTCGGGTTCTGAGTCAGGCGGTGACTTTATGGGAACTGATTTTACTTACGATGATATGGGCGACCGTGGTTTGAATAAAGATAATTTTCAGCTTATTGGAGAAGAGGATATTGACGGAGCTGCATGTTACAAAGTTGAATGTAAAGCAAAAAATTCTACAGAAAAAAATCCGAGAAAAATCTGCTGGATCAGAAAAGATAATTTTATGCTATGCAAGGCGGAGTTTTATGATAGACAGAATGAACTTCAGAGGGAGCTTATTTGCAGCGACATCAAAAAGGTAGATGGATTTTGGACGACAGGAAAAATGCTGATGAAAAACATTCAAAAGGATCACAGCACTTTGATTGAAATGAACAATGTCAGCTACGGCGAGTCAATCGATGAATCGCTGTTTACTGTCGCAGCACTTGAAAAAGGCAGGATACGATGA
- a CDS encoding FeoB-associated Cys-rich membrane protein: protein MVVTIICVAALASYSAYIIYKAVKKFRHAKKTGSSVCCCGCSDKCSCCDEK, encoded by the coding sequence ATGGTTGTAACAATTATTTGTGTAGCAGCCTTAGCATCTTATTCGGCATATATTATTTACAAAGCAGTGAAAAAGTTCAGACATGCAAAAAAAACCGGTAGTTCAGTTTGTTGCTGCGGTTGCTCTGATAAATGTTCTTGCTGTGATGAAAAATAA
- a CDS encoding TetR/AcrR family transcriptional regulator, protein MAESSIETKRRLLESAKKEFLEKGFMGASLRTIAANAGMTTGAMYRHFKNKDDFFCTLVDGSIEVVKNAIMQENDALKSNINPISKEHEEEETKIFTMLLDYIYSNFDTFTLLLTKAAGSTHENFLEEMCDLYTKRCVETFNMMYEKKYIEHRVDAMIVHIIASSMINSFVEIILHKIPKQEATAFIKNIRDLFHFGTLHVMGISAEYSDQK, encoded by the coding sequence ATGGCAGAGTCGTCAATTGAGACAAAAAGAAGACTTCTTGAGAGCGCTAAAAAAGAATTTCTTGAAAAAGGTTTTATGGGAGCCTCTCTGCGCACAATCGCGGCCAATGCAGGAATGACGACAGGTGCGATGTATCGTCATTTTAAAAATAAAGATGATTTTTTTTGCACTCTAGTAGATGGGTCGATTGAAGTTGTAAAAAACGCAATAATGCAAGAAAACGATGCATTGAAATCTAATATAAACCCTATCAGCAAGGAGCATGAGGAAGAAGAAACAAAGATTTTCACAATGCTTCTAGATTACATATATTCTAATTTTGACACATTCACCCTCTTGCTCACAAAAGCCGCCGGAAGCACTCATGAAAATTTTCTTGAAGAGATGTGCGATTTATACACAAAAAGATGTGTTGAAACATTTAACATGATGTATGAAAAAAAATATATTGAGCACAGAGTTGACGCGATGATTGTCCACATAATTGCATCGAGCATGATAAACTCCTTCGTAGAAATAATTCTTCACAAAATTCCAAAACAAGAAGCAACAGCCTTTATAAAAAATATCAGAGATTTATTCCATTTTGGAACATTGCACGTTATGGGAATTTCTGCGGAATATAGCGACCAAAAATAA
- a CDS encoding ferrous iron transport protein A gives MPLSFSNIGETVVISRISGSGAIRKHLTDLGFIAGEEVSVISKVGDGNLIVKVKGARIALDKMLACKIFV, from the coding sequence ATGCCATTATCATTTTCTAATATCGGAGAGACTGTTGTGATAAGCCGGATTTCCGGCAGTGGAGCTATTCGCAAACATCTTACAGATTTAGGTTTTATTGCAGGCGAAGAGGTTAGTGTAATTTCTAAAGTCGGCGATGGAAATCTGATTGTAAAAGTAAAAGGTGCCAGAATTGCGCTTGATAAAATGCTCGCTTGTAAGATTTTTGTATAA
- the larE gene encoding ATP-dependent sacrificial sulfur transferase LarE, which produces MTDIEQQKLTDLKEYFKELGNAAIAFSGGIDSTFLAKVCHDVLGKKMIAITLVANSFPPSERREAETFCVKENIAHLEIKYDELLISGFRENSVDRCYHCKKALFTMIKSEAAKKGFSNVCEGSNIDDQCVYRPGLKAIKEIDIKSPLAVVGLNKLEIRNISKQLGIQTWDKPSMACLATRFPYGEEITKEKLIMVGKAEQLLFELGFRQVRVRSQNNLARIELLPQDFEKFMQIKIREQVNKNLKEFGFDFVTLDIQGFRSGSFDRKL; this is translated from the coding sequence ATGACTGACATTGAACAGCAAAAACTGACAGATTTAAAAGAATATTTTAAAGAGCTTGGCAATGCGGCGATTGCGTTTTCCGGTGGAATAGATTCAACGTTTCTTGCAAAAGTTTGCCACGATGTACTTGGAAAAAAGATGATTGCAATCACTCTCGTTGCAAATTCTTTTCCTCCAAGTGAACGCCGTGAGGCGGAGACTTTTTGCGTAAAAGAAAATATAGCTCATTTAGAAATCAAGTATGATGAGCTTTTGATTTCGGGTTTCCGTGAAAATTCTGTTGACCGCTGCTATCACTGCAAAAAAGCGCTTTTTACAATGATAAAATCGGAAGCTGCAAAAAAAGGATTCAGCAACGTATGCGAAGGCTCAAATATCGACGACCAATGTGTCTACCGACCTGGTCTCAAGGCAATCAAAGAGATTGATATAAAAAGCCCTCTTGCCGTTGTCGGATTAAACAAATTGGAAATCAGGAACATCTCAAAACAGCTTGGCATCCAAACATGGGATAAACCTTCAATGGCATGCCTTGCGACGAGATTTCCTTATGGCGAAGAAATCACAAAAGAAAAATTGATAATGGTAGGCAAGGCGGAACAACTTTTGTTTGAACTCGGCTTCAGGCAGGTTCGAGTTCGCAGTCAGAATAACCTTGCTAGAATAGAGCTTTTGCCTCAAGATTTTGAAAAGTTTATGCAGATAAAAATTCGGGAACAAGTTAACAAAAATTTAAAGGAGTTCGGATTTGATTTTGTAACTCTAGATATTCAAGGATTCAGAAGCGGAAGTTTTGACAGAAAACTGTGA
- a CDS encoding RND family transporter, with product MSVEKFNDWFRKFGEIQIRHRTVFIIALAIITFVGAVGLTKFQADNSDDGWFEDSDEIKRNQNKFDQIFGGDDAIMVLVEAEDVFKPEVLDAIDRLGKRLLAEVPYANELTSIMNMSISKGTEDGFEVINPFEDGVPTDSAELKEKRDFILSRRSLVNNLVSDDGRETWVILSLNHYASEEQVPIGQAALSIVKADEFKSDEYTLKGIGRAYTEAEENEVINKECAKRIIIGFFVMILCLLLFVRSLRGLIVPIIATVGGIVTVIGYSSLFGIKSNITMLALPVILGMALSVGYSIHYINEFRLHFRTTGKRVDSVIKAVQETGWPILFTVITTMASMISFMTVGIGELKWVGGICASIVFATYLYVIILIPVFMSFGKDRKIDRKAVEEIQAKQKAEYVPTKADLFFENMGLWVARKRWWIIGVGTAIVIASIPGCFKMGVNMDYMQMMGRKIPYIKELQSILDAKLGSQYSYNLMIEFPEEDAFKNPENMKKLDLLEAYLSKGNLTRWTGDEPRITSVTDIVKEVNCCLNADDPAFYIVPDDQELLTQELFLYEISGGDNLSRWLTSDYSTTYIHIELNGYDANKIVEDINNAKKWAKDVYPEAKTSIIGEVINYAVMNEKLVKGELKSFMFSFIIIAVLMIVAFSSITTGLIGMIPNLAPVVFIGAVMGYFKMDLDMMTMTIMPMVLGIAVDDTIHFTNRCKLEFERTGSYKESLKISFREIGKTLGMTTFILCAMFSVFLGCPVACLFRIGLLTIVGLGSALLADYTLTPVLIYVTKPFKEKK from the coding sequence ATGAGTGTGGAAAAGTTTAACGATTGGTTTAGAAAATTTGGCGAAATCCAGATAAGGCACAGAACTGTTTTTATCATTGCTCTTGCAATCATCACTTTTGTGGGCGCGGTGGGACTCACTAAATTTCAGGCAGATAACAGCGATGATGGGTGGTTTGAGGATTCTGATGAGATAAAGCGCAATCAAAATAAATTCGATCAGATTTTTGGTGGCGATGACGCTATTATGGTTCTTGTAGAAGCTGAGGATGTCTTTAAGCCCGAAGTGCTTGACGCAATTGATCGGCTTGGAAAAAGGCTTTTGGCGGAAGTTCCTTATGCGAACGAACTCACTTCAATTATGAATATGTCAATCTCTAAAGGCACAGAGGATGGGTTTGAGGTTATAAATCCTTTTGAGGACGGAGTTCCTACAGATTCTGCCGAACTTAAGGAAAAGCGTGATTTTATACTTTCGCGACGTTCGCTTGTAAACAATCTTGTAAGCGATGATGGCCGAGAAACTTGGGTAATCCTAAGCTTAAATCATTACGCGTCGGAGGAACAGGTTCCAATTGGTCAAGCGGCTCTTAGTATTGTAAAAGCTGATGAATTTAAAAGCGATGAATACACTTTAAAAGGCATTGGTAGGGCTTATACGGAAGCCGAAGAAAATGAAGTTATAAACAAGGAATGCGCAAAAAGAATCATAATCGGGTTCTTTGTCATGATTCTTTGCCTTTTGCTTTTTGTGCGCAGTTTAAGGGGTCTGATTGTTCCAATTATTGCGACAGTTGGAGGAATTGTAACAGTAATAGGATATTCCTCTCTGTTTGGCATAAAATCTAATATAACAATGCTAGCTCTTCCGGTTATTCTTGGAATGGCTCTCTCGGTCGGATATTCAATTCATTACATAAACGAATTCCGTCTTCATTTCCGCACAACAGGAAAACGAGTAGACAGCGTAATAAAGGCAGTTCAAGAAACCGGTTGGCCAATTTTGTTCACTGTAATCACAACAATGGCTTCCATGATTTCTTTTATGACAGTCGGTATTGGGGAACTCAAATGGGTCGGAGGAATCTGCGCTTCAATTGTGTTTGCGACTTACCTCTATGTAATCATTTTGATTCCTGTATTCATGAGTTTTGGAAAAGACAGAAAAATAGACCGGAAAGCAGTTGAAGAAATTCAGGCAAAACAAAAGGCTGAATACGTTCCCACAAAGGCTGATCTTTTCTTTGAAAACATGGGGCTTTGGGTTGCGCGCAAAAGGTGGTGGATTATTGGAGTTGGGACTGCGATTGTGATTGCAAGTATTCCAGGCTGCTTTAAGATGGGCGTAAATATGGACTACATGCAGATGATGGGAAGAAAAATCCCTTATATAAAAGAACTTCAATCAATCCTCGACGCAAAACTTGGAAGCCAGTACAGTTATAATTTGATGATTGAGTTTCCGGAAGAAGACGCATTCAAAAATCCGGAAAATATGAAAAAACTCGATTTGCTCGAGGCATACCTTTCAAAAGGCAACCTTACTCGATGGACGGGAGACGAGCCAAGAATTACATCTGTCACTGATATTGTTAAAGAGGTGAACTGCTGTTTGAATGCGGACGATCCTGCTTTTTATATCGTGCCGGATGACCAAGAACTCCTTACTCAGGAACTTTTTTTGTATGAGATAAGTGGGGGAGACAATCTTTCACGATGGTTGACCTCTGATTACTCTACGACATATATTCACATCGAGTTAAATGGCTATGACGCAAATAAAATTGTTGAAGATATAAACAACGCAAAAAAATGGGCAAAGGATGTATATCCAGAGGCAAAAACTTCGATCATAGGTGAAGTTATAAATTATGCGGTGATGAACGAAAAACTTGTAAAAGGTGAATTAAAATCATTTATGTTCAGTTTTATAATCATTGCTGTTTTGATGATTGTTGCATTCTCAAGCATCACTACAGGTTTAATCGGCATGATTCCAAATTTGGCTCCAGTTGTTTTTATTGGCGCTGTTATGGGGTACTTTAAAATGGATCTCGATATGATGACAATGACAATAATGCCTATGGTTTTGGGAATTGCGGTAGACGATACAATTCACTTTACAAATCGTTGCAAACTTGAGTTTGAGCGTACAGGCAGTTATAAAGAATCGCTAAAAATCTCATTCCGTGAGATAGGAAAAACACTTGGAATGACCACATTTATTTTGTGCGCTATGTTTTCAGTCTTTCTTGGTTGTCCGGTAGCGTGTTTGTTCAGAATCGGACTTCTCACAATCGTTGGATTGGGCTCAGCTTTGTTAGCGGATTACACTTTGACACCTGTTTTAATCTATGTGACAAAACCTTTCAAGGAGAAGAAATAA
- the feoB gene encoding ferrous iron transport protein B: protein MKKIRIALAGNPNCGKTTMFNNLTGAVQYVGNWPGVTVEKKEGNLKGEKAVSVVDLPGIYSLSPYTNEEVVSRDYLASDEPSAVLNIVDATNIERNLYLTTQILELGKPVVIALNMVDAMKKSGAAIDSKKLGERLGCKVVETVALHGKGVKDAAKAASQAAGKEGNAPSSCFEADVENAIAQISSLLPSSVEKKLVRWTAIKVLERDAKVITKIKLNDADKAKVEQITAALEKSRDDDIESIITNERYNYIAKILDGIIVHPKAKMTKSDKIDRVITNRFLGLPIFVLVMWFVYWVSINTVGTMGTDWVNDVAVTTIQGWVQGLLESAGAHEVLVDCIVNGILGGIGAVLGFVPQMAVLFLLLSILEDCGYMVRIAFVMDRIFRHFGLSGKSFIPLLISSGCGIPGIMASRTIENENDRRMTIMTTTWIPCGAKLPVIALMAAVIGGRVTGGDASFLGPLMYLIGVAAVLLAAVSLKKTKPFHGPAAPFVMELPQYHLPQVKTVLLHTWERVKGFVVKAGTILFVACIVMWFLSSYGFGEEGFGLVESPDSILAKIGGVIRYIFIPLGFGGAEGGWEAAAASISGFSAKEAIVSTMGVLANVAEDAVEDGNVVATAISGWFPTSIAAFCFLLFNLLDSPCLAAIATMANELKNRKWFWFAILFQNLAAYAVTMIVYQLGMLFVHGVFGAGTIIAFILLAFILFAVFRKNPYKGK, encoded by the coding sequence ATGAAAAAAATTAGAATAGCTTTAGCAGGAAACCCTAACTGTGGTAAGACTACAATGTTCAATAACCTTACAGGTGCAGTTCAATATGTTGGTAACTGGCCTGGAGTAACAGTTGAAAAGAAAGAAGGTAATTTAAAAGGAGAAAAGGCTGTTTCTGTAGTCGATCTTCCTGGTATTTATTCTCTATCTCCATATACAAATGAAGAAGTTGTAAGCCGTGATTATCTTGCTAGCGATGAACCGTCTGCTGTATTAAATATTGTTGATGCAACAAATATTGAACGAAACTTGTATCTTACAACTCAGATTCTTGAGCTTGGAAAGCCTGTTGTAATTGCTTTAAACATGGTTGATGCAATGAAAAAATCAGGGGCAGCAATCGACAGCAAAAAACTTGGAGAACGACTTGGTTGTAAAGTTGTAGAGACTGTTGCTTTGCACGGAAAAGGTGTAAAAGACGCTGCAAAAGCTGCGAGTCAGGCAGCAGGAAAAGAAGGAAATGCCCCATCGAGCTGTTTTGAGGCAGATGTTGAAAACGCTATCGCACAGATATCTTCGCTTCTCCCTTCTTCTGTTGAAAAAAAACTTGTTCGCTGGACAGCAATTAAAGTTCTTGAACGCGATGCTAAAGTAATCACAAAAATTAAGCTCAATGATGCTGATAAAGCAAAAGTTGAACAGATTACAGCTGCTTTGGAAAAATCTCGCGATGATGACATTGAATCAATCATCACAAATGAAAGATATAACTACATTGCAAAGATTCTTGATGGAATTATAGTTCATCCAAAAGCAAAGATGACAAAGTCAGATAAAATTGACCGCGTTATCACAAACAGATTCCTTGGACTTCCAATCTTTGTTCTTGTTATGTGGTTTGTTTACTGGGTTTCTATAAATACAGTTGGTACTATGGGTACAGACTGGGTAAATGATGTTGCAGTTACAACTATACAAGGCTGGGTTCAGGGACTGCTCGAAAGTGCAGGTGCACATGAAGTTCTAGTCGATTGTATTGTAAACGGTATTCTTGGCGGTATTGGAGCTGTACTCGGATTTGTTCCTCAGATGGCAGTTCTTTTCCTTCTCCTTTCTATTCTTGAAGATTGCGGATACATGGTTCGTATTGCGTTCGTAATGGATAGGATTTTCCGTCACTTCGGACTTTCTGGTAAATCATTTATTCCTCTTTTAATTTCATCAGGTTGTGGAATTCCCGGAATCATGGCAAGCCGTACGATTGAAAATGAAAATGACAGACGTATGACAATCATGACAACGACATGGATTCCTTGCGGTGCAAAACTTCCTGTAATCGCTTTGATGGCAGCCGTAATTGGCGGAAGAGTTACAGGCGGAGATGCTTCTTTTCTCGGACCTCTGATGTATTTGATCGGTGTTGCAGCTGTTTTACTTGCTGCTGTTTCATTGAAAAAGACAAAACCGTTCCACGGTCCTGCTGCTCCATTTGTAATGGAACTTCCACAGTATCACCTTCCTCAAGTTAAGACAGTTTTGCTTCACACTTGGGAACGTGTAAAAGGATTTGTGGTAAAAGCCGGTACGATTTTGTTCGTAGCTTGTATCGTAATGTGGTTCCTTTCAAGCTATGGTTTTGGAGAAGAAGGCTTTGGTCTTGTTGAATCTCCTGATTCTATTTTGGCAAAGATTGGCGGCGTTATACGTTATATATTTATCCCGCTTGGATTTGGAGGCGCAGAAGGTGGCTGGGAAGCTGCCGCAGCCTCAATCTCAGGATTCTCTGCTAAGGAAGCAATTGTTTCTACAATGGGAGTTTTGGCAAATGTTGCAGAAGATGCAGTTGAAGACGGCAATGTCGTAGCAACTGCAATCAGCGGATGGTTCCCAACAAGCATCGCTGCTTTCTGTTTCCTTTTGTTCAATCTTCTCGATTCTCCATGTCTTGCTGCAATTGCGACAATGGCAAATGAATTGAAGAACCGCAAATGGTTCTGGTTCGCAATCCTGTTCCAAAACCTCGCTGCTTATGCTGTAACGATGATCGTTTATCAGCTTGGAATGCTTTTTGTTCACGGCGTATTTGGAGCCGGAACTATAATTGCCTTTATACTGCTGGCATTTATTTTGTTTGCGGTATTCAGGAAGAATCCTTACAAAGGAAAGTAG